A stretch of DNA from Cryptomeria japonica chromosome 4, Sugi_1.0, whole genome shotgun sequence:
TAAAACCCTCAGTATAAAGCTTTTGATGAATTACATTTGTAAACAAACGTTGTAAACAAATGAAGCCATGATTGTTTTGAACCTTACAGAACTCTAAAAGTTGTTTTTCCTTAGACGTCATGAAGAAAACAAAAAATGTGTTCACAAATTTCAAAGCTATCTTTGTAAAAGTAGTGTGAATCGTTCAATTATTTACTAGTTTTCAATAAAATCAAACAATGCCAGATGCACCAGCTATTCAACATGGACCTACATTCCTATACAAGTCGTCAAATTTCCACTGAAAACAAATTGATTGCGCTTAGTTTCTACTGCAACATAGATAATTTTGTAACCTTAAATTATAAAGAATAAAATATGAGCTACATGGGTTTGTTGAGTACTAAAAGTGGGGATTCAAAGAATGTCACCAATTCAACCCCACTCTGTGGAAAGGTGCCTCATTGTCACTCCTCCATGGTATAATAAGGTGAccaaaattttcatttccaaccctCAATGTAGTAAGGTAACCTACAGTCTCAATGCCCTTAAAATATTTGACCACTGGCTTTCTCATCTCCAACCAATTGTtaacaaacagttaaacaacattCTATATTTGTCAATCCCTTCTTGCACACAATTTGACTCCACAACTACAACTATTGTGAAAAAAACCAAGGAGGCCAGAGAAATGGACATAGAAAAAACAACTGTGTTAGGCTTATTCTTCTTGTGAGGAGATTGCGCTACATCCTCCAGAGGtgccaaaattggagaaaaatcaTCAAGAGCATGGACAAGTTGATCTGCATTTGCTTTAGATGGTCTCCCTATCCATGTTGATATGCATTTGCTTTAGATGGTGTCCCTTTACTATCATAGGGATCTGCTCCTCTTGATATTGTGCTTAAAAGTATGGAATCGTTGAAACAAAGTTTAGGGATATCCCCCACTTTGAAAGTTTTAAAAATCTTCTTTATTATGCGCCATGGTTAAATTCTATCTAGTTGCTTATGATTTGGATGTTATGTGCACTCTAAACCAATAAAATTTGATGTAATTTAAAGTAGTAGCAGCATGTGTAAAATAAATCTGTACTGTTTTCTCACAAGCAAAATAATAGTGGAAATTACATTTCAAGTGCTATCTAAATAATAGCTATTTACTTTTatttgagaatcttgatgcatgaGAAACAACTGTTTACTGTTATGTTCATGTTTTTCTTAAATTGTCAAGATTTTGGTGTATCTTTCATCATAGGTTTTGCATTTTTGTGCTTAGCAGTTGCAAATGTCTTTTATCTATAACCCATATTCTTTAAAGAAATTTCCCAGAAATCATAGAAATATCATATAAACAATATCAACAAAAAATTTCACCAATGGTGTTTATATTGTGCAAATGGCAAGTCTTTGGCAAATTCACATTGACTGTGAACAACACCATTATTCACATTGTTAAACAATAAGAACTAGTAAGCCTATTGTAGTACAAAACCTTCAACCTATATCATTCAGTTGTTATAGCATTAAGATTGGGTATTGTGAGAATGTAAAACTGCAAGTTTCATTCTAGGTTTAGTGGTTCAATGCAAGAACTTATTGCCATGTAGGTTTCTATACCCAGTATCATGGGATATTTTACATGAATGATACCTCAACATTCAATGACAGAATGCACTGTTTTAATAAGTTTAACATGAATATCAATTCTAATTTCATGTATTTGTGTCATATTGATGTTATGATTGGGTCTCCTTTTAAGGCAGCATACATATATACTGATACTCGCAATATCTAATTTCAAATAGAGATTTTTGCTTAACTTATTTTTAAATGTAATTTGCACCAATATAGAATATAGAATCaaatgaatttgtctttgtgtatGACTTAAAGCTTGACCCTGAAACAATTGGAAGTTAATGAAACAAACGAAGTGACTTTGATCATTCAATCTCCTCATTGAGTAAGGATTACATCAATTACATATGCTTGTGTGTTTTATATTGAAATAATTCACCAGATCATTTTTTTAATATTGTGATGATTCCAGCAAGCCacttcttcaacagttcaaaaACTCATTTTTCTTCAATCCATGAGTCAAAACACTATTTTGGATGAGGGTAGTAGCCGccttaatatataataattaagtCAATTCAATTAGGATTACATCAATTACATATGCTTGTGTGTTTTATATTGAAATAATTCACCAGATCAATTTTTTAATATTGTAATGATTCGAGCAAGCCacttcttcaacagttcaaaaACTCATTTTTCTTCATTCCATGAGTCGAAACACTATTTTGGATGAGGGTAGTAGCCGCCTTAATATATAGTAATTAAGTCAATTCAATTTGAGTCATCTTAATGACTTAATTTAGGATTGAATCATTCAATTCATTgaataatcattatttatttatttaaataaatttattagtctGTTTTATAAGATAATAttagaataattaataaaattaatatatatacacacacattttttatttgaattataaattaaaAGAGGGTCTTGAAAAGATCTAGATATCACTTATGAGAAAATGAACATAAGAGCTATTAAGCTACACATAAGACAAATTCTACATATGTAATTTGACAAGTAGAATAAAATAGGAACAATGCAATGAAAGAATCAAATTCACATATACAATCATTCAATAAAGCTCTATATCTATATGTGAAATCAAATCATTATACCATAGCAAAGACCATGATTTTCTCCATTGGTTCTTTGAAATTAACATGCATGCTTAATATGTGGATTGCTTTTCAAAATAGCATAACCATGATAGGACAATGATAGCATGAGATCATAATAATAATGGTCAAAGATAATAGATAGATAAGAAAGCTAGATGATAAGATACGAGCTAGTAGATAGTGCCTTGCGTAGTAGATAGTCTTATAGATAATAGAGCTCAAGATACTATAGATGTATGCCAAGTGGATAATAGGATGATGGAGGGATTCATTTATATGCTACACTTCATATTTGATTAACGATGGAGATAAATAATAAGAATCAATAGATGAGAAAAATTTAGAggattggattagattgacgaGATGGGTTAGTTGAAATAATTAAAtgcataattgaaaaaataaatagaatattaattttgtttatttggaattaaaaagttattaaataaattattttaattatttttttgtgggATAAGTGTTAGCtaattaaatattttcaaaaattattCAATTATAATAGACCAAAAGGAATAATGAGTGAATTGATTAAAtacttaaaattattttaattaatagagaaagaaaaatgataaattaattaattattttatcataatgaataaaaacttgattaaaaaatattgaaaaaagaaagatgaaaatgCATTAATCATTTTTACATATCTAAACAAGGTAATGTCACCTACACCAAGATTGATTTTAAGGGCTATTATTTAATCACAAAAGATAGGCTCTAAACATGTAATTATACAACTAGAAAAATAAAATACCGTAATAATCCATGAAGAAATCCACAATCAAGAAACATAATAATTGCATGAAGAGAGCTTGTTGATGCAACTGGACTTCTACATTAGTAACAATGAGGATAAATAGAACAGCATGTACATTTAAAACATGCCTACAAAAATATAAGccatatatctatatctacattATAGTACTCAATTATCAATTCAATAATGGTCTATACTCAGCCAGCAGTGGAGATGGAGGAGAAAGCATGTCCACTACTTGTTGCATTGTTGGCCTGTGTTTTGGGGAAGCTCGAGTGCATAGAAATGCAACGTCAATCACCTTCTCCATTTCATTGCTCCACATTTCATAATCACTTCTGAGCTCTGCATCTACCAAGCCTATAACAATGTTGGCATTTCTTTCTCTCATATGAGAAGCCCATTCAACCAGCCCTTTGTCTTCTGGGCCTCCTCCATTGTCTTCTCCTATGGCTGGCTTTCCTGTAACTAGTTCCAACAATATAACGCCAAAGCTGTACACATCTTGCTTTGTTGAAGGCCTGACGTCGCAGCCGCATTCTACTTTAAAACAATcataaatatataaagatatctaATGGTATTATTATACTTAAAGAAAAAATCTTAAAAAGCAtttccaaaacaaaacaaaaaaaattataaaccggTTTGTAATTGTAAAACTTAGGTTTACCTGGAGCCATGTAACCATAAGAACCAGAAATTACAGAGGAGCTGCTGGATTGCCCTTCTGAATTCATTAGTTTTGCAAGGCCAAAGTCAGAAACATGTGCTATACATTCATTGTTCAGTAGAATGTTAGCAGATTTAACGTCACCATGAATGATTGGAGGTATGCAATCATGGTGCAAGTATTTGAGACCTTGTGCAATTCCCAGTGCAATATTGTAACGAGTTTTCTAGTTCAGTTTCTCTGGTTCTGAATTACCTACAGTTGCTCCTGCGAAATTTAGTACTTCCCACAAAGAACCCTTGGGCATATATTCATAGACCAAAATCTCCAACTTCATGCTGGGAACACGCATCCAGCCAAGCAGATGCACAATGTTTCTATGGCGGACAAACTTCAGAGCTTCTATCTCGCGCCTCAAACTGCTACTCACACTTTTCCCATCCTCAAATATATTAAAAACCTTCACAGCCACAACCATACTATTTCCCCTTCCTCCTTCCTCATTTCGCAGAATAGCCTTGTACACTTTTCCAAAGTAACCAGAGCCAATTAGATAATTATTGCTGAAATCCTCAGTGGCCTTCATGATTGCTTTGTATGTAATTCTATGCTCACCTCCGGCCAAATCCATGCTCTCTACATTGTGGATATCCTCCTCTTTCTGTGCTTTGTTATCTTGACCAATGCCCCTGTAATATATAAAAGCTATACTGAGAAGCGTGATAGCAGCCATTCCTGCAACAATAATTCCAACTATGCTGCCTATTCCCAAACTTTTCTTATCTCTAGTAGCCCTGTTTTTTGAGAGAGGGCAGCCATTGGAAGTGGGTAGACCGCACAATCCCGGATTACCATCAAAGGCTGTTGCTGAAGCACTAGAGAAAGCTTTTAGCCCAGGAATTTTCCCAGTGAACTGATTGTATGAAAAATTGAATTGGTAAAGACTCTTCATGCCTGACAAAGACTCCGGAATCTGACCAGAGAGCTGGTTGTGGGAAACGTCCAATGATTCTAAAACTATCAAATTTCCTATATCCGGTGGAAGAGATCCTGATAGCCTATTCCAACTCAAATTCAAACCAATTTGCAGATGCTCCGGGCTTTCCCAATTCTCTGGGAATGGACTTGACAAATCTGTTTCTAGACAGGTCCAACTCTATCAGCTCTGAGCAATATCCAAGAGATGATGGAATGCTTCCACTCAAATTGTTTGAACCCAACTTTAAAAAGAACAAGGAAGACAAATTGTTGCAAAGCTCTGAAGGAACAGCACCTTCAAGAGAATTCTGGCTGAGATCTAGATTTTCTAGATTACTGAGGCTTCCAATCTGAGAGGGAATATTTCCAATGAGATTATTGTCACTCAAATTTAGTCTACCCAGTTTTGTGAGAGACCCAATTTGAGGAGGAATAGCTCCACTTAACTTGTTTCCACAAAGGAGGAGATTAGTAAGGTTTTTGAGTTCACCTATCTCAGATGGTATTTCTCCATGAATATTGGTAAAGGAGAGCTCGAGATAGTAAAGGCTATAGAGATTGAAAATACCGGCAGGAATAATACCCGTCAATTTATTATTTTCAAGCCTAACTCTTTCAAGAGAAACACAATCACTCAACAGCTCAGAAATATTTCCCTCCAGCAAATTATCTAATAGAGCAAGAACCCTTAGCTCTTTAGCTCTGCATATTCCACTTGGAATCTGGCCGCTTAATTTGTTGGAATCAGCAGCCATGATCTCCAATTTGCTGAATGATCCGAGCGCCGATGGCAGTTGACCTTCTAACCTGTTTCCGCCAACATATAATTCAGTTAGATTTGGAAGAAACCCAATTCTTTCTGGCAAGCTGCCATTGAATTGATTCTCTGCCAGATCTAGTACTTGCAGGCTTGTAAGATTGGCAACAGATGTAGGAACTGTGCCGGAGAGATTATTGTTAGACAAACTTAGGAAACGCAATCTTTTCAACTTGCTGAATTCAGAGGGCATAATACCAGTGAGATGGTTATAAGCTGCACCAATCTGATACAACATAGACAAGTTACCCATTTCGCTAGGAAGATGACCTGAGAGAAGATTCTCGAAGATCAACAATCTTTGTAGTTGAGTAAGAAGACCAAGCTCCCTTGGAATAGGACCTTGGATATCGTTTGTATAAAGATTAAGTACTTGTAGGGCGGTGCAATTTGCAATGGTTGGAGGAATAATACCAGTGAGCTGATTCTTAAAGAGATGCAGCTGTTCAAGTCTTCTCAAATTACCCACTTCAGGTGGGATTGTGCCTCTCAAATTTGAGGAAGAAAAACTGAGATATCTGAGATTAGTGCAGTTCCAAAGCTCGGGTG
This window harbors:
- the LOC131056819 gene encoding receptor like protein kinase S.3, whose protein sequence is MNSEGQSSSSSVISGSYGYMAPECGCDVRPSTKQDVYSFGVILLELVTGKPAIGEDNGGGPEDKGLVEWASHMRERNANIVIGLVDAELRSDYEMWSNEMEKVIDVAFLCTRASPKHRPTMQQVVDMLSPPSPLLAEYRPLLN